One region of Solanum pennellii chromosome 6, SPENNV200 genomic DNA includes:
- the LOC107021683 gene encoding non-classical arabinogalactan protein 30-like has product MNLTSKQNHIPKNSQYLFKKMASSQLVLIVSLLLALAVPLINAYDKVPTKSVKKTDQVVVEGMVYCQSCDNYGSWSLSKAKPIAGAKVSVICKNYMKRVSFYKAFKTDETGYLFAELDGFKMGHSYLDHPLHSCRVKLVDSPLENCDVFTNVNYGITGARLRFLDKTLKRSNYEAVIYAAGPFAFRPDHCPPKPEN; this is encoded by the coding sequence ATGAACTTAACATCAAAGCAGAATCACATTCCAAAAAACTCACAATATCTTTTCAAGAAGATGGCAAGCAGCCAACTTGTCCTGATCGTTTCGTTGCTCCTTGCATTAGCTGTTCCACTGATAAATGCCTATGACAAAGTGCCAACTAAGTCAGTAAAGAAGACTGACCAAGTGGTGGTTGAAGGCATGGTCTATTGCCAGAGCTGTGATAACTATGGATCATGGTCTCTGTCAAAAGCTAAGCCCATTGCAGGAGCTAAAGTTAGTGTTATCTgcaaaaattacatgaaaagaGTCAGCTTCTACAAGGCATTTAAAACAGATGAAACTGGCTACTTATTTGCAGAGCTAGATGGCTTCAAAATGGGCCATTCTTATCTTGACCATCCTCTACATTCATGTCGCGTAAAATTGGTCGATTCTCCTCTCGAAAACTGTGATGTGTTCACTAATGTCAACTATGGAATCACCGGTGCTCGACTCCGATTTTTAGACAAGACATTGAAGCGAAGTAATTACGAGGCTGTAATTTATGCTGCAGGTCCCTTTGCTTTCCGACCAGATCACTGTCCTCCTAAGCCagaaaattaa
- the LOC107021012 gene encoding inactive receptor-like serine/threonine-protein kinase At2g40270 isoform X1, translated as MNGQWKFSEHSFLLVIVLFLCLVHQELCFCWSLNDEGLALLRFRERVKSDPFGALLNWKDGDGVENPCTWFGVGCFNGNVVSLDLRDLHLCGTVGPDLALLVHLKFIILRNNSFTGFIPDEIAKLKELEILDLGSNNFSQPLPSELCNNPSLEIILSDNNELFSSIFPGSDKLEMVPDVQENNNQATRPQPLSLPYGRTILRTSEALGNVAGRKLLRVSSFSLLNNFWNEFRPVRLLDRPEVAVENSAPSSSPSLSPSPLSPSPTPAVTAKPHVVHSPRSSPSPSSLPSPAENSSRVENARRSNHRVLILSAAIGGSVLLLILIAGIIVFRSNKMAVVKPWATGLSGQLQRAFITGVPKLKRSELESACEDFSNVIGSSSVCTLYKGTLSSGVEIAVISRTVASTKDWSKDMETHFRKKIDTLSKVNHKNFVSLLGFCEEEDPFTRMMVFEYAPNGTLFEHLHIREAEHLDWGMRMRIIMGMAYCLEHMHNLSPSLPHKNLTSSAVYLTEDSAAKISDFGFWNETEAAEMVSSPESNVYSFGVVLFEMMTGRLPYSSNSSSLDDWASDYLRGGESLREMVDPTLNSFQEEQLERIAVVIKMCVHPEPRRRPTMREVSSRLREITDIGPDGATPRLSPLWWAELEILSTEAC; from the exons ATGAATGGGCAATGGAAATTCAGTGAGCATAGCTTCTTGTTGGTTATTGTGCTGTTTTTGTGTTTGGTGCATCAGGAATTGTGTTTTTGTTGGTCTCTCAATGATGAGG GTTTGGCACTGTTAAGATTCAGGGAGAGAGTGAAGAGTGATCCATTTGGGGCTTTGCTGAATTGGAAAGATGGTGATGGAGTGGAAAATCCATGTACTTGGTTTGGAGTTGGGTGCTTTAATGGGAATGTTGTGTCTCT AGACTTGAGAGATCTCCATCTATGTGGTACCGTAGGTCCTGATCTCGCGCTCTTGGTTCACTTGAAGTTTAT AATCTTACGTAACAATTCCTTTACTGGGTTCATACCTGATGAGATTGCAAAGCTAAAAGAATTGGAGATTCTGGACCTGGGATCTAATAACTTTAGCCAGCCGCTGCCTTCTGAGCTTTGCAATAATCCCTCTCTGGAAATTAT CTTATCAGACAACAATGAGCTGTTTAGCAGCATATTTCCTGGAAGCGATAAACTTGAAATGGTCCCAGATGTCCAAGAAAATAACAACCAAGCTACGAGACCCCAACCTTTGTCACTTCCCTATGGGAGAACGATATTAAG GACTTCAGAAGCACTTGGAAATGTAGCTGGAAGAAAATTGCTAAGAGTATCATCTTTTTCTCTCCTGAATAACTTCTGGAACGAATTTCGGCCAGTCCGACTTCTAGACCGTCCTGAAGTTGCTGTTGAGAACAGTGCACCTTCATCATCCCCATCTCTATCACCAAGTCCTCTTTCACCATCTCCTACACCGGCAGTTACTGCAAAACCTCATGTGGTTCATTCACCAAGATCATCTCCTTCTCCATCTTCACTTCCCAGTCCTGCAGAGAACAGCAGTAGAGTTGAAAATGCCAGACGAAGTAATCATCGGGTTTTGATATTGTCTGCAGCTATAGGAGGTTCCGTTCTACTATTAATATTGATAGCTGGCATAATTGTCTTTCGAAGCAACAAAATGGCTGTTGTAAAGCCTTGGGCCACTGGATTGAGCGGACAGTTGCAGAGAGCATTTATTACTG GTGTGCCAAAGCTTAAGAGATCAGAACTTGAGTCAGCCTGTGAAGATTTCAGCAATGTGATTGGTTCCTCATCTGTTTGCACACTATATAAGGGCACATTATCTAGTGGAGTTGAGATAGCTGTGATATCTCGGACAGTGGCATCTACTAAGGATTGGTCAAAAGATATGGAAACTCATTTCAGGAAAAAG ATTGATACATTGTCAAAGGTCAATCACAAGAACTTTGTCAGCCTTCTTGGGTTTTGTGAAGAAGAGGATCCATTTACCAGAATGATGGTTTTTGAGTATGCTCCTAACGGGACCCTCTTTGAACATCTGCACA TTAGGGAAGCTGAACACTTGGACTGGGGGATGCGAATGAGGATAATAATGGGCATGGCATACTGCCTTGAGCACATGCACAATTTATCGCCATCATTACCTCATAAAAACTTGACCTCCTCTGCCGTATACCTCACAGAAGACTCTGCAGCCAAAATATCGGATTTTGGGTTCTGGAATGAGACAGAAGCAGCTGAGATGGTGTCGAGTCCAGAAAGCAATGTTTACAGTTTTGGTGTCGTTCTGTTTGAGATGATGACTGGTAGGCTCCCTTACTCATCAAACAGTAGTTCTCTTGACGACTGGGCGTCAGACTATCTTAGGGGAGGAGAATCCCTGAGAGAAATGGTTGATCCAACTTTAAATTCTTTCCAAGAAGAGCAGCTAGAGAGAATAGCTGTTGTGATTAAAATGTGTGTGCATCCTGAACCAAGACGACGACCGACAATGAGAGAGGTTTCTTCCAGATTGAGAGAGATAACAGATATTGGACCAGATGGGGCAACCCCAAGACTCTCTCCTCTATGGTGGGCTGAGCTTGAGATTTTATCAACTGAGGCTTGTTAA
- the LOC107021681 gene encoding probable inactive serine/threonine-protein kinase bub1, protein MSVMYNELFSSLISDIKSYNGKDPLLPWLRGIKKMKESLPPQLLKEKLPRFLQKCAQTFGTDRRYANDMRYLRVWLQLMDYVHDPKSVLKTMESNRIGMKKSLFYQAYALYYEKIKKFEAAEKMYQLGVQKLAEPLDELHTSYEQFLHRMEQRKNKRIQRQEGKNKICSLGAKNTTLKNNEIKENNEKLSGNEDNPVLTEDQLPNARSKHLNMKNEVAISQGSRRESQVNETTHGGPALQKELRSDLSRKNYVGDTIETDRCRNFIGEDTVVVKFVGNAIVGKSDVEDARHHGLVEPTINTKEAMHAINSMFREPLEPSLAGKHSRRNQPKVDQISNNGFEVFVDENTDSAVGSSDQAMTNGASLTQSTRVETQEPMQDPFQIYIDDDDTNDGMEGVHEVDKLDMGNLHLTGCSIEGGIVKGFVFPSPTDITSEYSRAPNVERPPQGRLRREDTVVYKFVGSTISEESAVENVCHHGLVEPTINLKEAMDDINSMFGRPIEFTRKSKPKKQGLAPKMERDGSRFLILPDDESHHQPKSSLPTSSSKRDNDLFEKTVCTKEAMDEINKMFAMPLDF, encoded by the exons ATGTCTGTAATGTACAATGAACTCTTCTCTTCTCTGATTTCCGACATCAAATCCTACAACGGCAAAGACCCTCTTCTCCCTTGGCTCCG AGGAATTAAGAAGATGAAAGAGTCACTTCCTCCGCAGCTGCTTAAGGAGAAACTCCCAAGATTTCTTCAGAAATGTGCGCAGACTTTTGGGACCGATCGCCGTTATGCTAATGATATGCGTTATCTTCGAGTCTGGTTACAACTG ATGGACTATGTGCATGACCCAAAATCGGTACTTAAAACGATGGAGTCGAATCGTATAGGGATGAAAAAGTCTCTGTTTTACCAAGCATATGCTCTTTATtatgaaaagattaaaaagtttGAGGCTGCCGAGAAGATGTACCAATTGGGTGTGCAGAA GCTTGCCGAGCCACTTGATGAGTTACATACATCATATGAGCAGTTCCTTCATCGCATGGAGCAGCGTAAGAATAAGAGGATACAG CGCcaagaaggaaaaaataaaatatgttctcTTGGTGCTAAAAACACTACTTTGAAGAACAATGAGATCAAGGAAAACAATGAGAAGTTAAGTGGAAATGAAGACAATCCTGTCCTCACTGAGGATCAGTTACCCAATGCACGATCCAAgcatttaaatatgaaaaatgaagttgCCATTTCACAGGGCTCCAGGAGAGAGTCACAAGTGAATGAAACTACTCATGGTGGTCCAGCCCTTCAGAAGGAACTCAGGAGTGATCTCAGTCGAAAAAATTATGTTGGAGACACTATAGAAACAGATAGATGCCGAAATTTTATTGGTGAAGACACAGTTGTAGTTAAATTTGTAGGTAATGCCATTGTTGGGAAGTCTGATGTCGAAGATGCACGACATCATGGTCTGGTGGAACCTACCATTAATACAAAGGAGGCCATGCATGCAATTAATAGCATGTTTCGAGAGCCATTAGAGCCATCTCTAGCTGGAAAGCATTCACGTAGAAATCAGCCAAAAGTTGATCAGATATCAAACAATGGTTTTGAGGTATTTGTCGACGAAAACACTGATTCTGCTGTTGGATCTTCTGATCAAGCCATGACAAATGGTGCATCGCTGACACAAAGCACAAGAGTTGAGACTCAAGAGCCCATGCAGGACCCGtttcaaatatatattgatgatgacGACACCAATGATGGGATGGAGGGAGTACATGAGGTGGATAAATTAGATATGGGTAACCTTCATTTGACTGGATGTTCTATTGAAGGTGGAATCGTTAAGGGTTTTGTGTTTCCTAGTCCAACTGATATTACCTCAGAATACTCTAGAGCTCCAAATGTTGAAAGGCCTCCTCAAGGAAGACTCCGTAGGGAGGACACAGTTGTATACAAATTTGTTGGTTCCACCATTTCAGAAGAATCAGCCGTTGAAAATGTTTGCCATCATGGCCTTGTAGAACCAACAATTAACTTGAAAGAGGCTATGGATGATATTAATAGCATGTTTGGAAGGCCAATTGAGTTTACAAGGAAAAGCAAACCAAAGAAACAGGGATTAGCACCTAAGATGGAGAGAGATGGCAGTAGGTTCTTGATACTTCCAGATGATGAGTCACACCATCAACCTAAGAGTTCCCTGCCAACTTCGTCGTCAAAAAGGGATAATGACTTGTTTGAGAAAACCGTGTGCACAAAGGAGGCTATGGATGAGATAAATAAAATGTTTGCGATGCCATTGGATTTCTAA
- the LOC107021012 gene encoding inactive receptor-like serine/threonine-protein kinase At2g40270 isoform X2, with amino-acid sequence MNGQWKFSEHSFLLVIVLFLCLVHQELCFCWSLNDEGLALLRFRERVKSDPFGALLNWKDGDGVENPCTWFGVGCFNGNVVSLILRNNSFTGFIPDEIAKLKELEILDLGSNNFSQPLPSELCNNPSLEIILSDNNELFSSIFPGSDKLEMVPDVQENNNQATRPQPLSLPYGRTILRTSEALGNVAGRKLLRVSSFSLLNNFWNEFRPVRLLDRPEVAVENSAPSSSPSLSPSPLSPSPTPAVTAKPHVVHSPRSSPSPSSLPSPAENSSRVENARRSNHRVLILSAAIGGSVLLLILIAGIIVFRSNKMAVVKPWATGLSGQLQRAFITGVPKLKRSELESACEDFSNVIGSSSVCTLYKGTLSSGVEIAVISRTVASTKDWSKDMETHFRKKIDTLSKVNHKNFVSLLGFCEEEDPFTRMMVFEYAPNGTLFEHLHIREAEHLDWGMRMRIIMGMAYCLEHMHNLSPSLPHKNLTSSAVYLTEDSAAKISDFGFWNETEAAEMVSSPESNVYSFGVVLFEMMTGRLPYSSNSSSLDDWASDYLRGGESLREMVDPTLNSFQEEQLERIAVVIKMCVHPEPRRRPTMREVSSRLREITDIGPDGATPRLSPLWWAELEILSTEAC; translated from the exons ATGAATGGGCAATGGAAATTCAGTGAGCATAGCTTCTTGTTGGTTATTGTGCTGTTTTTGTGTTTGGTGCATCAGGAATTGTGTTTTTGTTGGTCTCTCAATGATGAGG GTTTGGCACTGTTAAGATTCAGGGAGAGAGTGAAGAGTGATCCATTTGGGGCTTTGCTGAATTGGAAAGATGGTGATGGAGTGGAAAATCCATGTACTTGGTTTGGAGTTGGGTGCTTTAATGGGAATGTTGTGTCTCT AATCTTACGTAACAATTCCTTTACTGGGTTCATACCTGATGAGATTGCAAAGCTAAAAGAATTGGAGATTCTGGACCTGGGATCTAATAACTTTAGCCAGCCGCTGCCTTCTGAGCTTTGCAATAATCCCTCTCTGGAAATTAT CTTATCAGACAACAATGAGCTGTTTAGCAGCATATTTCCTGGAAGCGATAAACTTGAAATGGTCCCAGATGTCCAAGAAAATAACAACCAAGCTACGAGACCCCAACCTTTGTCACTTCCCTATGGGAGAACGATATTAAG GACTTCAGAAGCACTTGGAAATGTAGCTGGAAGAAAATTGCTAAGAGTATCATCTTTTTCTCTCCTGAATAACTTCTGGAACGAATTTCGGCCAGTCCGACTTCTAGACCGTCCTGAAGTTGCTGTTGAGAACAGTGCACCTTCATCATCCCCATCTCTATCACCAAGTCCTCTTTCACCATCTCCTACACCGGCAGTTACTGCAAAACCTCATGTGGTTCATTCACCAAGATCATCTCCTTCTCCATCTTCACTTCCCAGTCCTGCAGAGAACAGCAGTAGAGTTGAAAATGCCAGACGAAGTAATCATCGGGTTTTGATATTGTCTGCAGCTATAGGAGGTTCCGTTCTACTATTAATATTGATAGCTGGCATAATTGTCTTTCGAAGCAACAAAATGGCTGTTGTAAAGCCTTGGGCCACTGGATTGAGCGGACAGTTGCAGAGAGCATTTATTACTG GTGTGCCAAAGCTTAAGAGATCAGAACTTGAGTCAGCCTGTGAAGATTTCAGCAATGTGATTGGTTCCTCATCTGTTTGCACACTATATAAGGGCACATTATCTAGTGGAGTTGAGATAGCTGTGATATCTCGGACAGTGGCATCTACTAAGGATTGGTCAAAAGATATGGAAACTCATTTCAGGAAAAAG ATTGATACATTGTCAAAGGTCAATCACAAGAACTTTGTCAGCCTTCTTGGGTTTTGTGAAGAAGAGGATCCATTTACCAGAATGATGGTTTTTGAGTATGCTCCTAACGGGACCCTCTTTGAACATCTGCACA TTAGGGAAGCTGAACACTTGGACTGGGGGATGCGAATGAGGATAATAATGGGCATGGCATACTGCCTTGAGCACATGCACAATTTATCGCCATCATTACCTCATAAAAACTTGACCTCCTCTGCCGTATACCTCACAGAAGACTCTGCAGCCAAAATATCGGATTTTGGGTTCTGGAATGAGACAGAAGCAGCTGAGATGGTGTCGAGTCCAGAAAGCAATGTTTACAGTTTTGGTGTCGTTCTGTTTGAGATGATGACTGGTAGGCTCCCTTACTCATCAAACAGTAGTTCTCTTGACGACTGGGCGTCAGACTATCTTAGGGGAGGAGAATCCCTGAGAGAAATGGTTGATCCAACTTTAAATTCTTTCCAAGAAGAGCAGCTAGAGAGAATAGCTGTTGTGATTAAAATGTGTGTGCATCCTGAACCAAGACGACGACCGACAATGAGAGAGGTTTCTTCCAGATTGAGAGAGATAACAGATATTGGACCAGATGGGGCAACCCCAAGACTCTCTCCTCTATGGTGGGCTGAGCTTGAGATTTTATCAACTGAGGCTTGTTAA